The following coding sequences are from one Bradyrhizobium sp. 200 window:
- the dnaE gene encoding DNA polymerase III subunit alpha: MSSAGFVHLHVHSAYSLLKGSIKIAKLGELAKADRQPALALTDTDNMFGALEFSDKMAGYGIQPIVGCELAVDFGDQDPNARNALAATPSRIVLLAARERGYRSLMRLNSRAFLETPVHQSPHIKLEWLEGDAEDLIALTGGPDGPISLALHADQPALAAARCERLASLFGDRLYVELQRHGIDKERRTESGLIDLAYAKGLPLVATNEPYFASNDDYEAHDALLCIAGGKLIAETDRDQLTPDHRFKTRAEMAVLFADIPEALASTVEIAERCSFRPKTRKPILPRFTVGAGSGSDAASEEAGELKRQAEEGLARRLQVHGLSPGTTEEDYQKRLAFEIDVINRMNYAGYFLIVSDFIKWAKAHDIPVGPGRGSGAGSLVAYALTITDLDPIRFGLLFERFLNPERVSMPDFDIDFCQDRRGEVIDYVQQRYGRDQVAQIITFGTLQARGVLRDVGRVLQMPYGQVDKLTKLVPQNPAAPVTLAQAIESEPKLQAFRDEDPVVARAFDIAQRLEGLTRHASTHAAGIVIGDRPLSELVPLYRDPKSDMPVTQFNMKWVEPAGLVKFDFLGLKTLTVLDVAVKLLRQRNIQVDLPTLPIDDAPSYQMLARGDVVGVFQVESQGMRRALIDMRPDRFEDIIALVALYRPGPMANIPTYCARKHGDEEPEYLHPILEPILKETFGVIIYQEQVMQIAQVMAGYSLGDADLLRRAMGKKIRAEMEKQRAIFVAGAVKNGVPKGQADTIFELLAKFADYGFNKSHAAAYALVSYHTAYMKAHYPVEFLAASMTLELNNTDKLSEFRAEAQRLGIKVEAPNINRSGATFEVGENTIYYALAALKGVGPQAVELIVEERNKKGAFTSLADFAARVNPRAINKRVIESLAAAGAFDTLESNRARVFAGADAILAACQRSHEAATIGQNDMFGNAADAPTIMLPQIEPWLPAERLRREYDAIGFFLSGHPLDDYATVLKRLRVQSWAEFSRAVKTGATAGKVAATVVSRMERRTKTGNKMGIMGLSDPTGHFEAVLFSEGLAQYRDVLEPGAAVLLQLGAELQGEDVRARVLHAEPLDDAAAKTQKGLRIFVRDTKPLDSIARRLNMPEAAAPNGPAKGLPAKPVPAPSGGADGDVSLVIMLDLQTEVEMKLPGRFKVSPQIAGAIKAVAGVVDVQTL; the protein is encoded by the coding sequence ATGTCCAGTGCCGGATTCGTTCATCTCCACGTTCATTCGGCCTATTCGCTGCTGAAGGGCTCCATCAAGATCGCCAAGCTTGGCGAACTGGCGAAGGCCGACCGCCAGCCGGCCCTGGCGCTGACCGACACCGACAACATGTTCGGTGCGCTGGAATTCTCCGACAAGATGGCGGGCTACGGCATTCAGCCGATCGTCGGCTGCGAGCTCGCCGTCGATTTCGGCGACCAGGATCCGAACGCGCGCAACGCGCTGGCCGCGACGCCATCGCGAATCGTATTGCTGGCGGCGCGGGAGCGCGGTTACCGCAGCCTGATGCGGCTGAACTCGCGGGCGTTTCTGGAAACGCCAGTGCATCAATCTCCGCATATCAAGCTCGAATGGCTGGAAGGCGATGCCGAGGATTTGATCGCGCTGACCGGCGGCCCGGACGGGCCGATCTCGCTGGCGCTGCATGCCGATCAACCGGCGCTCGCGGCGGCCCGTTGCGAGCGGCTTGCGAGCCTGTTCGGGGATCGTCTCTATGTCGAATTGCAGCGCCACGGCATCGACAAGGAGCGCCGCACCGAATCCGGCCTGATCGATCTCGCCTATGCCAAGGGATTGCCGCTGGTCGCGACCAACGAGCCATATTTTGCTTCGAATGACGATTACGAAGCCCACGACGCGCTGCTATGCATCGCCGGCGGCAAGCTGATCGCCGAGACCGACCGCGACCAGCTCACGCCCGATCACCGCTTCAAGACCCGCGCAGAGATGGCGGTGCTGTTCGCCGACATTCCGGAGGCGCTGGCTTCTACCGTCGAGATCGCGGAGCGCTGCTCGTTTCGCCCGAAGACGCGAAAGCCGATCCTGCCGCGCTTCACGGTCGGCGCCGGCTCAGGCTCCGATGCCGCGAGCGAGGAGGCCGGGGAGCTGAAGCGCCAGGCCGAGGAGGGGCTCGCAAGGCGCCTGCAGGTTCACGGCCTGTCGCCCGGCACGACGGAAGAGGACTACCAGAAGCGTCTCGCCTTCGAGATAGACGTCATCAACCGCATGAATTATGCGGGCTACTTCCTGATCGTCTCGGACTTCATCAAATGGGCCAAGGCCCACGACATTCCGGTCGGTCCGGGCCGCGGCTCCGGCGCCGGTTCGCTGGTCGCCTATGCGCTGACGATTACCGATCTCGATCCGATTCGTTTTGGCCTGCTGTTCGAGCGCTTCCTCAATCCCGAGCGCGTCTCGATGCCGGATTTTGACATCGACTTCTGCCAGGACCGCCGCGGCGAGGTGATCGACTACGTGCAGCAGCGCTACGGCCGCGATCAGGTGGCGCAGATCATCACCTTCGGAACGCTGCAGGCGCGCGGCGTGCTGCGGGACGTCGGCCGTGTGCTGCAGATGCCCTATGGGCAGGTCGATAAACTGACAAAACTGGTGCCGCAAAATCCGGCCGCGCCGGTGACGCTGGCGCAGGCGATCGAGAGCGAACCCAAGCTGCAGGCGTTCCGCGACGAAGACCCGGTGGTCGCGCGCGCCTTCGACATCGCCCAGCGTCTCGAAGGGCTGACGCGCCACGCCTCGACCCACGCCGCCGGTATCGTGATCGGCGATCGTCCGCTCAGCGAACTGGTGCCGCTCTACCGCGATCCCAAATCCGACATGCCGGTGACCCAGTTCAACATGAAATGGGTTGAGCCGGCCGGGCTCGTGAAGTTCGACTTCCTCGGCCTGAAGACGCTGACCGTGCTCGATGTCGCGGTGAAGCTGCTCCGGCAGCGCAACATCCAGGTCGATCTGCCGACGCTGCCGATCGACGATGCGCCGAGTTACCAGATGCTGGCGCGGGGCGATGTGGTCGGCGTGTTCCAGGTGGAAAGCCAGGGCATGCGGCGCGCGCTGATCGACATGCGGCCCGACCGCTTCGAGGACATCATCGCGCTGGTGGCGCTGTATCGCCCGGGCCCGATGGCCAACATCCCGACCTATTGCGCGCGCAAACACGGCGACGAGGAGCCGGAATATCTGCACCCGATCCTGGAGCCGATCCTGAAGGAGACGTTCGGCGTCATCATCTATCAGGAACAGGTGATGCAGATCGCGCAGGTGATGGCCGGCTATTCGCTCGGCGACGCCGACCTGCTGCGCCGCGCGATGGGCAAGAAAATCCGCGCCGAGATGGAGAAGCAGCGCGCGATCTTCGTCGCCGGTGCAGTCAAGAACGGCGTACCGAAGGGGCAGGCCGACACGATCTTCGAACTGCTCGCAAAATTCGCCGACTACGGCTTCAACAAGAGCCACGCCGCGGCCTACGCGCTGGTGTCCTATCACACCGCCTACATGAAGGCGCACTACCCGGTAGAGTTCCTCGCCGCGTCGATGACGCTCGAACTCAACAACACCGACAAGCTCTCGGAATTTCGCGCCGAGGCGCAGCGGCTCGGCATCAAGGTCGAGGCGCCGAACATCAACCGCTCGGGCGCCACCTTCGAGGTCGGCGAAAATACGATCTATTATGCACTCGCCGCGCTCAAGGGCGTCGGCCCGCAGGCGGTGGAGTTGATCGTGGAAGAGCGCAACAAGAAGGGCGCCTTCACCTCGCTTGCGGACTTCGCCGCCCGCGTCAATCCGCGCGCGATCAACAAGCGGGTCATTGAAAGTCTGGCCGCGGCCGGCGCATTCGACACGCTCGAATCCAACCGCGCGCGCGTCTTTGCCGGCGCCGACGCCATTCTCGCCGCCTGCCAGCGCAGCCACGAAGCCGCAACGATCGGCCAGAACGACATGTTCGGCAACGCGGCCGACGCGCCGACCATCATGCTGCCGCAGATCGAACCATGGTTGCCGGCCGAACGGCTGCGGCGCGAATACGACGCCATCGGCTTCTTCCTGTCCGGCCACCCGCTCGACGATTACGCCACCGTTCTGAAGCGGCTGCGGGTGCAGTCCTGGGCGGAATTCTCGCGCGCCGTCAAAACCGGCGCGACCGCAGGCAAGGTCGCGGCGACCGTGGTGTCGCGGATGGAGCGGCGCACCAAGACCGGCAACAAGATGGGCATCATGGGGCTATCCGACCCGACCGGACATTTCGAGGCCGTGCTGTTTTCCGAAGGCCTTGCGCAGTATCGCGACGTATTGGAGCCGGGGGCTGCGGTATTGCTGCAGCTCGGCGCTGAACTGCAGGGCGAGGACGTGCGGGCGCGCGTGCTGCATGCCGAACCGCTGGATGACGCCGCCGCAAAAACCCAAAAAGGCCTGCGGATTTTCGTTCGCGACACCAAGCCGCTGGATTCCATCGCGCGCCGGCTCAACATGCCGGAAGCCGCCGCACCAAATGGTCCGGCAAAGGGCCTGCCGGCAAAGCCTGTGCCCGCGCCATCGGGCGGCGCCGATGGCGACGTCTCGCTCGTGATCATGCTCGACCTCCAGACCGAGGTGGAGATGAAGCTGCCGGGCCGCTTCAAGGTCTCGCCGCAGATCGCAGGTGCGATCAAGGCGGTTGCGGGCGTGGTGGACGTGCAGACGCTGTAG
- a CDS encoding lipoprotein-releasing ABC transporter permease subunit, which yields MDETMSETARTPPFAPFEWLLSGRYLRARRKEGFISVIAGFSFLGIMLGVATLIIVMAVMNGFRKELLDKILGLNGHLLVQPLESPLTDWKDVAERISQVDGIRLAAPVVDGQALASSAFNAAGVLVRGMRSADLNALTSIAKNIKQGTLEGFDEGQGVTIGRRLADQLSLHAGDTITLVAPKGAVTPMGTTPRIKPYKVAAVFEIGMSEYDASFVFMPLPESQAYFNRKDDVTAIEVFTTNPDRIDAFRKSVTEAAGRPVFLVDWRQRNSTFFNALQVERNVMFLILTMIVLVAALNIVSGLIMLVKDKGQDIAILRTMGASQGSIMRIFLITGAAIGVVGTLTGFFVGMLICLNIESIRQFLSWMTNTELFSPELYFLSRLPAEIDFGETTAVVIMALTLSFLATLYPSWRAARLDPVDALRYE from the coding sequence ATGGATGAAACCATGAGCGAGACAGCCCGAACCCCGCCTTTTGCGCCCTTCGAATGGCTGTTGTCCGGACGTTACCTGCGCGCGCGTCGCAAGGAAGGCTTCATTTCCGTCATTGCCGGCTTTTCGTTCCTCGGCATCATGCTCGGCGTTGCCACGCTGATCATCGTGATGGCCGTGATGAACGGCTTCCGCAAGGAACTGCTGGACAAGATCCTCGGGCTGAACGGCCATCTCCTGGTGCAGCCGCTGGAATCGCCGCTGACCGACTGGAAGGACGTCGCCGAGCGCATCAGCCAGGTTGACGGTATCCGCCTTGCCGCGCCGGTCGTGGACGGCCAAGCGCTGGCGTCCTCGGCCTTCAACGCCGCCGGTGTGCTGGTGCGCGGCATGCGGTCTGCGGACCTGAACGCTCTCACCTCGATCGCCAAGAACATCAAGCAGGGCACGCTGGAAGGTTTTGACGAGGGGCAGGGCGTCACCATCGGACGCCGGCTCGCCGATCAATTGTCGCTGCATGCCGGCGACACCATCACGCTGGTCGCGCCCAAGGGCGCGGTGACGCCGATGGGAACCACGCCGCGTATAAAACCCTACAAGGTGGCTGCCGTGTTCGAGATTGGCATGTCGGAATATGATGCAAGCTTCGTGTTCATGCCGCTGCCGGAATCGCAGGCCTATTTCAACCGCAAGGACGACGTCACCGCCATCGAGGTGTTCACCACCAACCCCGATCGCATAGACGCGTTCCGCAAGAGCGTGACGGAGGCCGCGGGGCGGCCGGTGTTCCTGGTCGACTGGCGGCAGCGCAACTCGACTTTCTTCAATGCGCTTCAGGTCGAGCGCAACGTGATGTTTTTGATCCTGACCATGATCGTGCTGGTTGCCGCACTCAACATCGTTTCCGGCCTGATCATGCTGGTCAAGGACAAGGGGCAGGACATCGCCATTCTGCGCACGATGGGCGCCTCGCAGGGCTCGATCATGCGGATATTCCTGATCACGGGCGCTGCGATCGGCGTGGTCGGCACGCTGACCGGCTTCTTCGTCGGCATGTTGATCTGCCTCAATATCGAATCGATCCGGCAGTTCCTTTCCTGGATGACCAACACCGAATTGTTCTCGCCGGAACTCTACTTCCTCTCGCGCCTGCCGGCCGAGATCGATTTCGGCGAGACCACCGCGGTCGTGATCATGGCGCTGACGCTGTCGTTCCTCGCGACGCTCTATCCGTCCTGGCGCGCCGCGCGCCTCGATCCCGTCGACGCGCTCCGGTACGAGTGA
- a CDS encoding DUF2846 domain-containing protein, translated as MLSGVLLLSGCMTAKVGTDYAAISQKIGPPKPGQSRVVVLQQKRDGLSMAICACDVKVDGSPMGKVIVGTYAYADLPAGPHQLVASETLFPGDTKRDFTTAPGRTYFFLVKSSARHDAVAGMSIIGGLAGVAVAAAATSGSDNLGPGEFVPLDEPTARTMLADLQLAD; from the coding sequence TTGCTGTCGGGTGTGTTGCTGTTGTCGGGATGTATGACCGCCAAAGTCGGAACAGACTATGCGGCGATATCGCAAAAGATCGGTCCGCCAAAACCGGGGCAGTCCCGGGTGGTGGTGCTTCAGCAAAAGCGCGACGGGCTGTCCATGGCCATTTGTGCCTGTGACGTGAAGGTGGATGGCAGCCCGATGGGCAAGGTGATAGTCGGCACCTACGCCTATGCCGATCTCCCGGCAGGTCCGCATCAGCTTGTCGCGAGCGAAACGTTGTTTCCGGGCGACACCAAGCGCGATTTCACCACGGCGCCCGGCCGCACCTATTTCTTCCTCGTCAAATCCAGCGCAAGGCATGATGCGGTGGCCGGGATGTCAATAATCGGAGGTCTGGCCGGCGTGGCCGTTGCGGCAGCCGCAACGTCCGGCAGTGATAATCTCGGGCCGGGCGAATTTGTTCCGCTGGACGAGCCGACCGCGAGAACGATGCTCGCGGACCTGCAATTGGCGGATTAG
- a CDS encoding outer membrane beta-barrel protein, with protein MKKVLLVTASLIALGAAAPAVAADLAARPYTKAPPMVAAVYDWTGFYIGANGGWGSSRNDWDSVPPNGLVGPEGSHDATGGTVGGQIGYRWQAGTWVFGLEAQGNWADFSGNHVNQLFPAFRSHTNVDAFGLFTGQVGYAVNNVLLYVKGGAAVTANSYQVTTVASGALAGVTGDDTRWGGTIGAGLEYAFAPNWSVGVEYNHLFMQDRTYTFTAPGGALFSAERISQDVDLVTARLNYRFGGPAVTRY; from the coding sequence ATGAAGAAGGTTTTGCTTGTTACGGCCAGTCTGATCGCGCTCGGCGCGGCTGCGCCGGCTGTTGCTGCGGATCTCGCTGCGCGTCCTTACACCAAGGCGCCGCCGATGGTTGCCGCTGTGTATGACTGGACCGGTTTCTACATCGGTGCGAACGGCGGTTGGGGTTCGAGCCGCAACGACTGGGATTCGGTTCCGCCGAACGGGCTGGTCGGGCCCGAGGGCTCTCATGACGCGACCGGCGGCACGGTCGGTGGTCAGATCGGCTACCGCTGGCAGGCCGGCACCTGGGTGTTCGGCCTTGAAGCTCAGGGCAACTGGGCCGACTTCTCGGGCAACCATGTGAACCAGTTGTTCCCTGCCTTCCGCAGCCACACGAACGTCGACGCGTTTGGCCTGTTCACCGGTCAGGTCGGTTATGCCGTCAACAACGTCCTGCTCTACGTTAAGGGCGGTGCTGCGGTGACCGCGAACAGCTACCAGGTCACCACCGTTGCGAGCGGCGCGCTTGCTGGCGTCACCGGCGACGACACCCGCTGGGGTGGCACGATCGGCGCGGGCCTCGAATACGCCTTCGCTCCGAACTGGTCGGTTGGCGTCGAGTACAATCACCTGTTCATGCAGGACCGTACCTACACCTTCACGGCCCCGGGCGGCGCCTTGTTCAGCGCCGAACGTATCAGTCAGGACGTCGATCTCGTCACTGCCCGCCTGAACTACAGGTTCGGCGGCCCGGCCGTCACGCGATACTGA
- a CDS encoding CBS domain-containing protein: MKVKDAMHKGVDWVSPDTPITEIAKLMRAHDIGCIPIGEDDKLVGMVTDRDIVCKGLAGNGFDASRAKASDVMTEGIHCCREDDDLAKAIHHMETLKVRRLPVINKSKRMVGMISLGDISHFTSGELMSGYVKSVAAHH; encoded by the coding sequence ATGAAAGTCAAAGACGCGATGCACAAGGGCGTCGACTGGGTCAGCCCCGACACGCCCATCACCGAAATCGCGAAACTGATGCGAGCACATGATATCGGCTGCATTCCGATCGGAGAGGACGATAAGCTGGTCGGGATGGTGACCGATCGCGACATCGTCTGCAAAGGACTTGCAGGCAACGGTTTCGATGCCAGCCGCGCCAAGGCGAGCGACGTGATGACCGAAGGCATCCATTGCTGCCGCGAGGACGATGACCTTGCCAAGGCGATCCATCACATGGAGACGCTGAAGGTTCGCCGGTTGCCGGTGATCAACAAGAGCAAACGCATGGTCGGCATGATCAGCCTGGGTGACATCAGCCATTTTACGTCGGGCGAGTTGATGTCCGGCTACGTGAAGAGCGTTGCGGCCCATCACTGA
- a CDS encoding YbaK/EbsC family protein encodes MTVSPTLQKYLDQSVSYDLIPHAPTMSSTRTAEACHVPGEALAKAVVLRRDGGYMMAVLPASHHLHLSALKSQLGHKVDLASEDEIERLFEDCERGAIPPLGECYGLDVIIDDSIDARRHVYMESGDHATLIRMEGAQFARLTAKAWRGHFSTHD; translated from the coding sequence ATGACCGTTTCCCCGACCCTGCAGAAATATCTGGATCAGAGCGTCAGCTACGACCTGATCCCCCACGCCCCTACGATGTCATCGACGCGCACGGCCGAGGCCTGCCATGTGCCGGGCGAGGCGCTGGCCAAGGCCGTCGTGCTCCGCCGTGACGGCGGCTACATGATGGCCGTTCTTCCGGCCTCCCATCATTTGCATCTGTCAGCCCTGAAAAGTCAGCTCGGCCACAAGGTCGACCTGGCGAGCGAAGACGAAATCGAACGGCTGTTCGAGGACTGCGAGCGCGGGGCCATACCACCGCTCGGCGAATGCTACGGGCTGGACGTCATCATCGATGACAGCATCGATGCGCGGCGGCACGTTTACATGGAAAGCGGCGATCACGCCACGCTGATCCGCATGGAGGGCGCGCAGTTCGCGCGATTGACCGCGAAGGCCTGGCGTGGCCACTTCAGCACGCACGATTGA
- a CDS encoding ABC transporter ATP-binding protein: protein MAEEAEEDVPVIYLHEIKREYRQGEATLTILNGAKLALWAGQSVALVAPSGSGKSTLLHIAGLLESPDDGEVYVAGAPTSQLSDIDRTQIRRSDIGFVYQSHRLLPEFTALENVMLPQMIRGLKRSETIKRSQEILSYLGLSERMTHRPAELSGGEQQRVAIARAVANAPRALLADEPTGNLDPHTADHVFNALMQLVKATRVAMLIATHNMELAGRMDRRVSLVDGQVVEMD, encoded by the coding sequence ATGGCCGAGGAGGCGGAAGAAGATGTACCGGTTATCTATCTCCACGAGATAAAACGCGAGTACAGGCAGGGCGAGGCGACGCTGACTATTCTCAACGGCGCCAAGCTCGCGCTGTGGGCGGGGCAGTCGGTGGCGCTGGTGGCGCCGTCGGGCTCGGGCAAATCGACGCTGCTGCACATCGCAGGGCTGCTCGAAAGCCCCGACGACGGCGAGGTCTATGTCGCGGGGGCGCCGACCTCGCAGCTATCCGACATCGACCGCACCCAGATCCGGCGCTCCGACATCGGCTTCGTCTATCAATCGCACCGGCTGCTGCCGGAATTCACCGCGCTTGAAAACGTCATGCTGCCGCAGATGATCCGCGGCCTGAAACGTTCCGAGACGATCAAGCGTTCGCAGGAGATCCTGTCCTATCTCGGCCTCAGCGAACGCATGACGCACCGGCCGGCCGAACTCTCCGGCGGCGAGCAGCAGCGCGTCGCCATCGCGCGCGCGGTTGCCAATGCGCCGCGCGCGCTGCTCGCCGACGAGCCGACCGGCAATCTCGATCCGCATACCGCCGATCACGTGTTCAACGCGCTGATGCAGCTCGTGAAGGCGACGCGGGTCGCGATGCTGATCGCCACCCACAATATGGAACTGGCCGGCCGGATGGACCGTCGGGTGTCGCTGGTCGACGGCCAGGTCGTCGAAATGGATTAG